From Planifilum fulgidum:
TACTACAGTTGTACTTACGGAGAAAGCAATCGCTTTCTGTAATGATAAAACCGAGACATGGCTTGATGTCGCCTTCGCCAATAAAACCAAGCCCAAATATGAATCAACGGAACAACTTGTTGCCAAAGGACTTTTTCCAGGAGCCGTCGCACTTCCGGAACCGTCAAGGGCATCGCAGTCCCCGGCTGCGTTTGAATGCAGTCAAGCTCTGGAAGGAACCCCTCCCCTTTTTTCGGAGGTCCGACGGGATTCCCTGTGCCCGCATGACGGTTAAAAAGGCATGGGCAACCATGGCCAAGGTAATGTGTCGGTGCCATCCCGTCCATGAACGAACCTCATAGTGATCCAGACCCACTTCCCCTTTGGCTTCCTGAAAACATCGCTCCACCGCCCAGCGGGCTCCGGCCACCCGGACGAAGGATGTGAGCGGAGTATCTTTGGGGGCATAGACGATATAGTACGCGTAGTCTTCTTTTTCATCCGGATGACGACGAATCAGCAGCCATCGCTGCCACTGTGGAGCATCGGGACAGTTTAGAGGATACCGGACCCACTCATATTCCCGGGGTCCTTTCGCGCCGTTTCCACAAGAAAGACGTACCCAAGCGGTTTCCTCGGTTCCAAGAGCCAAATCCCGCACCCGGTGGGTCTTCCAGCCGATACAAACCGATTCCTTGGCCGAGACGGCGAGGACATAGGCTTGCCGTTGTTCCTCCAACCACAAACGCAAACGGCGGTCACTGCCATACACCGTGTCCCCGGTTACCCATTGCACGGGTAGGCCGGCTTGGAAAGCATGCTGCAACATCTGCCGTGCCAGCTGAGGTTTGGTGGCAAAGCCTGTTTCCTTGGGAATCCCGGCTTTCCGGCAACGGGGAGGATCTTCCGTCCAGCTTTTGGGCAAGTACAGACGGCGATCGATCAACGTGGAACCTTTTGGGGAGACATAACAGAGAAAAACACCGATTTGGCAGTTCTCAATCCGTCCGGCCGTTCCGCTGTACTGACGTTGCACGCCTGCGGATTGATTCCCTTTTTTGAGAAAACCGGTTTCATCCACGACAGCGATCCCTTCGGGGTGGGCCAAGTGTTCCAAGACATATTGCTGTAAGTCGTCCCGAACGGCATCCGCGTCCCACCGGGCCCGCCCCAACAGGTGCTGAATGCCGTAAGGAGTGGGATCCCCGGCATACTCGGCCAACTGCCACCCGTTCTTCCGTTCCACGGAACTTAACAACCCACGAAGATAGGACTTACAACGTTGCCGTGCTTCGGAGCGGGCAAAGTGAGCTCCGATTCGTTCAGCCAAGGTTTCAAAGGACTTTGCCCAATTAGATATTTCGTTGCACGACGGATGGAGCGTTTTACGGGAATCTCGCGGGGTCAATGGAGTTCCTCCCAAATCTTTCTCGTTCAGTCGAGAGTATATGCAATAAATCTACTATTTGCAACTGTAGTAATAAAACAAGCGGGGAAATATACACTGGAGCCGGCTGTTAAAGGGGGTTTCAAGCAGGCGGACCGGTTGTTGAATGGAAAGTTGGCCAAAATTGTCGATGAGGGTCGGGAGCGTATCGCCCGTTTTGTCTGTGGAAAGTTTGTCCATAGGGCCACACCACCTTATGCCAGCGTGTTTCTTATGATTGGCAAGGGGAAAGACGGTTGTGTGGATCAAGTTGTTGAAGGGCTTGGAGGAAGAAGTAGAATAGGTCCATCTCTGGACGATCTTTCAAAAGCTGCTGCAGTACCTGATAAAGGTGGATTTACTCGAGCCGGAAGGTCCTTAACAAAACATGGTGCTGGGGCAAGGAAGGGAAATAAACTTTTTCCACCGGCAAGAGGAAATCCTGCTGAGATCAATCGTCTGGCTCAAGATATTGTCGATGATATTTTGACGAATCCTGAAACTAAGGTAATCAAAAGTTATCGGGGCAGATTCGGCGAAACGATTGAGTATATCGCACCAGATGGGAGAGGAATTGTATTTGATGCAAACGGTAATTTCCTATTTTTCAGGGAGGGTGGTTTATGAGTAAACCATGGAGAATCTGCATATCCAGCCCGCCTGATCGTGAGAAATTGGTCGCTGAGATATTCTACGGAGATCATCAATGGGCGGAAATAAATCAAGAAGGTTCAGTATTGCAGATTGAAATTTATCCCAGGATGGATGGTCAGCCGTGGAGAATTCCTTATGAGCAGGTAATTCATGTATTGGAAGAGGCGAAGAAACAGCTGGTGGATTGAAACAAATCTTTCGCCTATCTCACTCGGCCCAGTGAACCTGATCCGAAGAATAAAAAGGGAGGCGGAAACCCTTGACCGTTCCGATGGACCCTCCCATCCAACTGATCGACACCCACGTCCATTTTGACCGGTTTTCTCCGGAGGAAGTGGAAGCGGTGGTTCGGCGTGCCCGGGAGGCGGGGGTGTACCGGGTGATCGCCGTGGCCATGGGGGAGGCGTCCTGTCATTCGCTTCTCCGGTGGAAGGAGCGTTATCCGGACTTTCTGGAGATCGCCTTCGGCGTTCATCCGGAGGAGGCAGCCGATGAGGGAGAAACGGAACGGGTGCTTAAGCTCATCCGCCGGTATCGCGGGGTAATCCGGGCGGTGGGGGAGGTGGGCCTGCCGTATTATTCGCTGCCGGAGGGGGAACGCTCCGCGCCGCCCGCCGCGGCGGTGCGGCGTCTCCGGGCGTTTCTCGATGTCGCCCGGGAGCTGGAGCTGCCGGTGTCGCTCCACGCCGTCCACGCGATGGCCGCCCCCGCCCTGCGGCTGTTGAAGAAGCACCGGGTGAGACGCGCCGTCTTCCACTGGTTGAAGGCGCCTCCCAACGTGGTCGATGCCATCGTGGAGGCGGGCCATTTTGTATCCGTCACCCCGGACGTGTTGGTTCGCGAACGGGATCGCGACCTGGTCCGGCGGGTTCCGCTGACATCCCTTGTGCTGGAGACGGATGCACCCTGGGAGTACGAAAAAGGCCGACCCGCCGAACCGGCGTGGGTTCGGCGGGTGGCCGAGGAAGTGGCGAGGATCAAGGGATGTTCCCTCGCCGAGGTGAGCCGCGTGACGACGAGAAACGCCCTGGCGTTGATCAAAGGGGATTAGGGAGCGGTTCGGCCGCTCCCGAAGAGGGGAAAACTTGTTCGAAGGGGGCGTCTGTGACCCTCTTTTTGCCGCCGCATCGTTGCCGCATCGGCGACATCGCTTTGTCGCGGCCGACCGGCAGGCTCACGGCACGGAGATCTGGCTCTGGGCCAGGGCGACCAGACGCTTCACCATCTCGCCGCCCACGGAACCGTTTGCCCGGGCCGTCGTGTCGGGGCCCAGTTGGACGCCGAACTCCTGGGCGATCTCAAATTTCATCCGCTGAAGGGCATCGGCGGCTTCCGGGACAAGCAAACGGTTTCTTCTCGGCATGGCTATCATCTCCCTGAAAAAGGGGTTTGTGAGCTTTATAGTCTGCAGATTTTGGGTATTTATGCACGGAATGTAAAAATGAATCCTTTCCGAAGGGGAGAATTTATTTGCTTCGATCTTCTCCCGCTTTTGATATAATGAATGACCGACATCAAACTACAAGCATCGGGAGGAAACCATGAAAAGCGCACTCACCTTCGACGATTCCCAGGCGCGGTCCTTTGTCGGGGATCGCGAATTGGAGCAGTTGGAACCCTTTGTGAAAGCGGCTCACAAGATGCTGCACGAACGGACCGGAGCGGGGAGCGCCTTTCTCGGCTGGGTGGATCT
This genomic window contains:
- a CDS encoding alpha/beta-type small acid-soluble spore protein, which gives rise to MPRRNRLLVPEAADALQRMKFEIAQEFGVQLGPDTTARANGSVGGEMVKRLVALAQSQISVP
- a CDS encoding TatD family hydrolase, yielding MTVPMDPPIQLIDTHVHFDRFSPEEVEAVVRRAREAGVYRVIAVAMGEASCHSLLRWKERYPDFLEIAFGVHPEEAADEGETERVLKLIRRYRGVIRAVGEVGLPYYSLPEGERSAPPAAAVRRLRAFLDVARELELPVSLHAVHAMAAPALRLLKKHRVRRAVFHWLKAPPNVVDAIVEAGHFVSVTPDVLVRERDRDLVRRVPLTSLVLETDAPWEYEKGRPAEPAWVRRVAEEVARIKGCSLAEVSRVTTRNALALIKGD
- a CDS encoding IS701 family transposase codes for the protein MSNWAKSFETLAERIGAHFARSEARQRCKSYLRGLLSSVERKNGWQLAEYAGDPTPYGIQHLLGRARWDADAVRDDLQQYVLEHLAHPEGIAVVDETGFLKKGNQSAGVQRQYSGTAGRIENCQIGVFLCYVSPKGSTLIDRRLYLPKSWTEDPPRCRKAGIPKETGFATKPQLARQMLQHAFQAGLPVQWVTGDTVYGSDRRLRLWLEEQRQAYVLAVSAKESVCIGWKTHRVRDLALGTEETAWVRLSCGNGAKGPREYEWVRYPLNCPDAPQWQRWLLIRRHPDEKEDYAYYIVYAPKDTPLTSFVRVAGARWAVERCFQEAKGEVGLDHYEVRSWTGWHRHITLAMVAHAFLTVMRAQGIPSDLRKKGRGSFQSLTAFKRSRGLRCP